One region of Jatrophihabitans cynanchi genomic DNA includes:
- a CDS encoding glycoside hydrolase family 15 protein → MSRGELHGDFPPSPLREYALVADGERGALCGPHGEIVWLCAPRWHDDAVFASLIGGEGAYAVTPTTRCVWGGSYEPGTLIWRNRWATDQGRVVTCRDALAMPTRLDSLVLLRRVEATDGDARVRVLLDARAAFGRERARELRRVDDGTWTGRVGSLYLRWSGALGVRVDDAVLSCEIEVRAGMRHDLVLELGERPFDGPPPDPDAAWRETAAAWAERVPSFASSAAPRDTRHAYAVMAGLTSSTDGMVAAATMSLPERVDADRNYDYRYVWIRDQCYAGLAVAADGSHPLLTSATGFVTARLLADGDRLEPAYLVDGSQVPAEESLGLPGYPGGADVKGNWVRQQFQLDSLGESLSLFAAAAARDVLDADARRAAKVAVDVIAGRWEGKDAGIWELDDDWWTHSRLACAAGLKSYAPHVGSAEADRMRELAAAILARTTDRCLHADGRWQRTPKDKRVDAALVLPPLRGALDAADPRTLATLDAVRHDLVDDWYVYRYRPESGELGDDEGAFLLCGFLLSLAEWQQGNLVAAFRAFERNRAACGPPGLLAEEFDVDQRQLRGNLPQAFVHATLLEASVRLGEA, encoded by the coding sequence ATGAGCCGGGGCGAACTGCACGGCGACTTCCCGCCCTCCCCGCTGCGCGAGTACGCACTTGTGGCCGACGGCGAGCGCGGCGCGCTGTGCGGGCCACACGGCGAGATCGTCTGGCTGTGCGCGCCGCGCTGGCACGACGACGCGGTCTTCGCGTCCCTGATCGGGGGCGAGGGGGCGTACGCAGTCACGCCGACCACCCGCTGCGTGTGGGGTGGCAGCTACGAACCGGGCACGCTGATCTGGCGCAACCGGTGGGCGACCGACCAGGGCCGGGTGGTGACCTGCCGCGATGCCCTGGCCATGCCTACGCGGCTCGACTCGCTCGTCCTGTTGCGGCGCGTCGAGGCGACCGACGGCGATGCGCGGGTGCGGGTGCTGCTTGACGCGCGGGCGGCCTTCGGTCGCGAGCGTGCCCGCGAGCTGCGTCGCGTCGACGACGGGACGTGGACCGGCCGCGTCGGGTCGCTGTACCTGCGCTGGTCGGGTGCGCTCGGGGTACGCGTGGACGACGCGGTGCTCAGCTGCGAGATCGAGGTGCGCGCCGGAATGCGTCACGATCTGGTCCTGGAACTGGGCGAACGTCCCTTCGACGGGCCACCGCCCGACCCGGACGCTGCGTGGCGGGAGACCGCGGCGGCCTGGGCGGAACGCGTGCCGTCCTTCGCGTCCAGTGCGGCCCCGCGCGACACCCGGCACGCGTACGCGGTGATGGCGGGGTTGACCAGTTCCACCGATGGCATGGTCGCGGCGGCGACGATGTCGCTGCCCGAGCGGGTGGACGCCGACCGCAACTACGACTACCGGTACGTCTGGATCCGCGACCAGTGCTACGCGGGACTGGCCGTGGCCGCCGACGGCTCACACCCGCTGCTCACGTCCGCAACCGGCTTCGTCACGGCACGGCTGCTGGCCGACGGCGACCGGCTCGAGCCGGCCTATCTGGTCGACGGCAGCCAGGTGCCCGCGGAGGAATCACTCGGCCTACCCGGCTATCCGGGCGGCGCCGACGTCAAGGGCAACTGGGTGCGGCAGCAGTTCCAGCTCGACTCCCTCGGCGAGTCGCTGTCCTTGTTCGCCGCGGCCGCCGCACGCGACGTACTGGACGCCGATGCGCGGCGGGCGGCCAAGGTCGCGGTGGATGTCATCGCCGGACGCTGGGAGGGTAAGGACGCTGGCATCTGGGAACTCGACGACGACTGGTGGACGCACTCGCGGCTCGCCTGCGCTGCCGGCCTCAAGAGCTACGCACCGCACGTCGGTTCTGCGGAGGCCGATCGGATGCGGGAGCTTGCTGCGGCGATCCTCGCCCGGACGACCGATCGCTGCCTGCACGCCGACGGCAGATGGCAACGCACCCCGAAGGACAAGCGGGTCGACGCCGCGCTGGTGCTGCCCCCGCTGCGCGGCGCGCTCGACGCGGCCGACCCGCGCACCCTCGCCACGCTCGACGCGGTGCGTCACGACCTCGTAGACGACTGGTACGTCTACCGGTACCGGCCGGAGAGCGGCGAGCTCGGCGACGACGAGGGCGCCTTCTTGCTGTGCGGCTTCCTGCTCTCGCTCGCCGAGTGGCAACAGGGCAACCTGGTGGCCGCCTTCCGCGCCTTCGAACGCAACCGGGCGGCGTGCGGGCCGCCCGGACTGCTCGCCGAGGAGTTCGACGTCGACCAGCGTCAGCTGCGCGGCAACCTGCCGCAGGCGTTCGTGCACGCCACCTTGCTGGAGGCATCCGTGCGACTCGGCGAGGCCTGA
- a CDS encoding SDR family oxidoreductase, with amino-acid sequence MTTVVVTGASGGVGRAVARIYGERGASVALMARGEKGLTAAARDVEEAGGRALSLPLDTSDNSAVDAAADRVESELGPIDIWINCAFSSVFAPFDQITAAEFDRATAVSYLGFVNGTRAALRHMKPRGRGVIIEVGSALAYRGIPLQSAYCGAKHAIQGFSESLRCELMHEGSDIKVIMVQLPAVNTPQFSWGLSRLPRRAQPVPPIYQPEFAARAIVRAADRPRRREYWVGTSTALTLIANAIAPGLLDRYLAKTGFDSQQTDEPRPESQPANLWQPADRTDDYGAHGRFDEQAHSHDPQLWASEHHRTLLAAAGVGAAAVAGEVTRRLLR; translated from the coding sequence GTGACGACGGTCGTTGTCACCGGTGCAAGCGGCGGCGTGGGGCGCGCGGTCGCGCGGATCTACGGCGAGCGCGGCGCCTCCGTTGCGCTGATGGCCCGGGGCGAGAAGGGTCTGACTGCGGCGGCCCGCGATGTCGAAGAGGCCGGCGGGCGCGCCCTGTCACTCCCGCTGGACACGAGCGACAACTCAGCTGTGGACGCCGCCGCCGACCGGGTGGAGAGCGAACTGGGCCCCATCGACATATGGATCAACTGTGCGTTCAGCTCGGTGTTCGCGCCGTTCGATCAGATCACGGCGGCCGAGTTCGACCGCGCGACCGCGGTGTCCTACCTCGGCTTCGTGAACGGGACGCGGGCCGCGTTGCGTCACATGAAACCGCGCGGTCGCGGCGTGATCATCGAGGTGGGCTCGGCCCTCGCCTACCGCGGCATTCCGCTGCAGTCGGCCTACTGCGGTGCCAAGCACGCGATCCAGGGCTTTTCCGAGTCGCTGCGTTGCGAGCTGATGCACGAGGGCAGCGACATCAAGGTGATCATGGTGCAGCTGCCCGCCGTCAACACCCCGCAGTTCAGCTGGGGTCTGTCGCGGCTGCCGCGGCGCGCGCAGCCGGTCCCGCCGATCTACCAGCCCGAGTTCGCCGCGCGCGCGATCGTGCGGGCGGCCGACCGGCCGCGCCGGCGCGAGTACTGGGTCGGCACCAGCACGGCGCTGACACTGATCGCGAACGCGATCGCACCGGGGCTGCTGGACCGCTACCTGGCCAAGACCGGGTTCGACTCGCAGCAGACCGACGAACCGCGCCCCGAGTCCCAGCCGGCCAACCTGTGGCAGCCCGCCGATCGGACCGATGACTACGGTGCGCACGGACGGTTCGACGAGCAGGCACACAGCCACGATCCCCAGCTGTGGGCGTCCGAACACCACCGCACCCTGCTCGCCGCCGCAGGGGTCGGGGCAGCAGCCGTGGCCGGCGAGGTCACGCGCCGACTGCTGCGATGA